One Luteolibacter rhizosphaerae DNA segment encodes these proteins:
- a CDS encoding CotH kinase family protein: MTSARRFASLACALILPAVHAAPVSVGDFSFEGNGFGPGGFNYGLGPEWLETNGPDNGAGFEEYITGFAAEGTDHLGMELNHNVWQDLGVTYQANTRYTLTVAAGYRNGNTNAGNQSTYLLADSTGEIYATGIFNASTLPPQSFGDAPALVFDTPNNPGSVGKTIRILLQARGAGRSHFDNIRLDATPLVPPGTATIQNLAPTAVTATTATLNGQISNIGDAAPSITFFWGPSDGGLTPANWANTLTLPGTQSGSYSTPVSGLAPASTCYFTARATNSAGQSWALATTSFETPALAPAVANIAASEILPTTATVGAQVTSTGGEAPTVTLYYGTSDGGTVAGNWAFSTSLGQVATSATTSLSGLPAGSTIHFRAFASNGGGSAWAPASSSFATPAVSLPAVANRSAQGITGSTATLRGEVTADGGDAPVITLFYGPADGGTNAGAWASSAPLGNQSGEYSFFAAGLNPQTTYHFRSRAVNAAGTVWASGSLSFATTPLVPNTAVINEIHFKPADKTSLEEFIEIHNPGDTALDLSGWTLSDAVSFTFPGGSSLAAGGYLIVAENPAVILSKYGKTALGPWTGKLNSSGEQIDLRDAGGVLKDSVDYGVGFPWPTAADGTGSSAELIHPGLDNDLGGSWRSSGSVVGTPVTYIASQATGWRYRKGNAEASSPVDAWRATAYNDSSWLTGQTGIGYNDPGVLTMLGDMQGAGGYRSVYFRKQFTVPADDVPDQLRLRVRVDDGCVIWINGSPVHRINVADGQLAYNYLAPENHEAVWEEVTLENAGAYLFGGTNVIAVHAFNTSQGSSDFSMDLELSSGGGTSGGLPTPGATNSVRSAPTEIPPSIRQVIHTPTTPAPNQAVTITARITDPNGMGTVNLMYQTVDPGAYIRLTDAAYTTAWTTVLMRDNGTNGDAVANDSIYTARIPAATQTNRRLVRYKISLADSAGNTATVPYSDDEQPNFAYYVYSGLPAWQGAFRPGTTPLQTFSPALLDDLPVYSLIANGSDVINSQYSGGSDAVRFRGTFVYNGVVYDHIEFKNRGEASTYVSGKNKWRFFFNRARDLPAQNNFGDDYAETWGSFSGDACASPWASLHRGMAGVEEAASYKLFQLGGLPSPNTHYYHFRVVRGANETPAAGTSINDPIGNADGQYAGDFWGLYLAIEQPDGSFLDERGLPDGSIYKIEGNGGDKKNQGITQPINSSDWDSFRDAHVNADPNETWWRQNMDMESYYTFHALNRLTGNVDVRGGFNHYFYHRSSDNRWVPMPWDLDMMFIAKSHHQTGVGGGSYPGVIHAYKSILQNPALALEYRNRAREILDLFASDGGNGGGQFGQLMGEFADIVNPTGQTLTWADADAAMWNLHPRTQGSDSAANGQTNHRGNFFRTSFADSRIGGGWTRWLRTPASSGTMEHEDSMIYLRDYVTNTWPGGAWAVNNGNQLGYGYQYVANDAADAAIPQKPVVTASGDPSYRLDDLSFSSSTFSDPQGSGSYAKTRWRLAEVSGPGVPGYVAGAARKYETDAIWTTELNSVPGTITIPYGVAQAGKTYRVRVRHQDNTGRWSHWSAPAQFSATEPPPGELMHYWNFNAANFLVANTSIGGAQLSSTVSNGAQVIQHDAQDQGFAALNARNDDPVGSHLRVNNPLGATLTFAVPTTGYEDVVIKYETRRSGSGAGTQLVSYTLDGSNFLPFANIFPPDGDATVQILDFRPISGADNNPLFAIRISFQQGTGGTAGNNRFDNVTVEGDEISLQPGTYAYWRAEEFPNPADRNNPAISGPDANPSGDGVANILRYAMGVGPYDPVAHLLPVLNTAGSNREFRFRYDATKTDLVWRVVASNELGGWNSELFDSEEDTIPPLQGGWLPVAIPLHLGPGPSADPRIFVRLQVEFVP, translated from the coding sequence ATGACGTCTGCCCGACGCTTCGCCTCGCTGGCGTGCGCCCTCATCTTGCCTGCCGTGCACGCCGCTCCCGTGAGCGTCGGCGATTTTTCCTTTGAAGGTAACGGCTTCGGTCCCGGCGGTTTCAACTATGGCTTGGGTCCGGAGTGGCTGGAGACGAACGGGCCGGATAACGGTGCGGGATTCGAGGAGTATATCACGGGGTTCGCGGCGGAGGGGACGGATCACCTCGGGATGGAGCTGAACCACAATGTGTGGCAGGACCTAGGGGTAACTTATCAGGCGAATACCCGCTATACGCTCACGGTCGCCGCGGGATACCGGAACGGGAATACGAACGCGGGTAACCAGAGCACTTACCTTCTCGCGGATAGCACGGGGGAGATCTATGCCACGGGGATCTTCAATGCCTCCACGCTCCCGCCGCAGAGCTTCGGCGATGCGCCGGCGCTGGTCTTCGATACGCCGAACAATCCCGGGTCGGTCGGGAAGACGATCCGGATTCTCCTGCAAGCCCGGGGAGCGGGGCGTTCGCACTTCGACAACATCCGGCTAGATGCGACGCCGCTGGTGCCGCCGGGCACGGCGACGATCCAGAATCTGGCCCCGACCGCGGTGACAGCGACCACGGCCACGCTCAACGGGCAGATCAGCAACATCGGCGACGCAGCCCCTTCGATCACTTTCTTCTGGGGTCCGAGCGACGGCGGGCTGACCCCGGCAAACTGGGCGAACACGCTGACGCTGCCGGGGACACAAAGCGGCAGCTACTCGACGCCGGTGAGCGGCTTGGCCCCGGCTTCGACCTGCTACTTCACCGCGCGCGCCACGAACAGCGCGGGGCAATCCTGGGCACTGGCGACGACGAGCTTCGAGACGCCAGCGCTGGCGCCTGCGGTGGCGAACATCGCGGCCTCCGAGATCCTGCCAACCACGGCGACGGTGGGAGCACAGGTCACTTCCACCGGCGGGGAAGCGCCAACGGTCACCCTCTACTACGGTACCAGCGACGGCGGCACGGTCGCGGGAAACTGGGCCTTCTCGACAAGCCTGGGGCAAGTGGCGACGAGCGCGACCACTTCCCTGAGCGGATTGCCTGCGGGCAGCACGATTCACTTCCGCGCCTTCGCTTCGAACGGGGGTGGCTCGGCATGGGCTCCGGCCAGTTCCAGCTTCGCCACGCCTGCAGTGAGTTTGCCCGCGGTCGCAAACCGCAGCGCGCAGGGAATTACGGGCAGCACGGCCACGTTGCGCGGCGAGGTGACGGCGGATGGCGGGGATGCGCCGGTCATCACACTGTTCTACGGTCCGGCGGATGGCGGCACGAACGCGGGCGCATGGGCTTCTTCCGCACCGCTCGGCAACCAGTCCGGCGAGTATTCCTTCTTCGCCGCCGGGCTCAACCCGCAGACGACCTACCATTTCCGTAGCAGGGCGGTGAATGCGGCGGGCACGGTGTGGGCCTCCGGCAGCCTGTCCTTCGCCACCACGCCGCTGGTGCCGAACACGGCGGTGATCAACGAGATTCACTTCAAGCCAGCCGACAAGACGAGCCTCGAGGAATTCATCGAGATCCACAACCCGGGGGACACCGCCCTGGATCTTTCCGGCTGGACGCTATCGGACGCGGTGAGCTTCACCTTCCCCGGCGGTAGCAGTCTGGCGGCAGGTGGCTACCTGATCGTAGCGGAGAATCCGGCGGTGATCCTGTCGAAATACGGGAAGACCGCGCTGGGACCGTGGACCGGCAAGTTGAACTCCAGCGGCGAGCAGATCGACCTGCGGGATGCCGGGGGCGTGCTGAAGGATAGCGTGGACTATGGCGTGGGCTTCCCTTGGCCGACGGCGGCGGATGGTACCGGCAGTTCCGCGGAACTGATCCACCCCGGCCTGGACAATGATCTGGGCGGCTCCTGGCGTTCATCCGGAAGCGTGGTGGGCACACCGGTGACCTACATCGCCTCCCAAGCGACCGGCTGGAGATACCGGAAGGGCAACGCCGAGGCATCCAGCCCGGTGGATGCGTGGCGGGCGACCGCCTACAACGATTCAAGCTGGCTCACCGGGCAGACGGGGATCGGCTACAACGATCCCGGTGTGTTGACGATGCTCGGCGACATGCAGGGTGCGGGCGGTTACCGCAGCGTCTATTTCCGCAAACAATTCACGGTGCCTGCGGATGACGTTCCGGACCAACTGCGGCTGCGGGTGCGGGTCGACGACGGCTGCGTGATCTGGATCAACGGTTCACCGGTGCACCGGATCAATGTGGCGGACGGACAGCTGGCCTACAACTACCTGGCGCCGGAGAACCATGAGGCGGTGTGGGAGGAAGTCACGCTGGAGAACGCGGGAGCTTACCTCTTCGGCGGGACCAACGTGATCGCCGTACACGCCTTCAATACTTCCCAAGGCAGCAGTGATTTCTCGATGGATCTCGAGCTGAGTTCGGGCGGCGGAACCAGCGGCGGCCTGCCCACTCCGGGCGCGACGAACTCGGTACGCAGCGCTCCGACCGAGATTCCACCCTCCATCCGGCAAGTGATTCACACGCCGACCACTCCGGCGCCGAACCAAGCCGTGACCATCACCGCGCGCATCACCGACCCCAACGGCATGGGCACGGTGAACCTGATGTACCAGACGGTGGATCCCGGTGCTTATATCCGCCTCACGGATGCTGCCTACACGACGGCCTGGACGACGGTGCTGATGCGGGACAACGGAACCAACGGCGATGCGGTGGCGAACGATTCGATCTACACGGCGCGGATTCCAGCCGCGACGCAGACGAACCGGCGCTTGGTCCGCTACAAGATCAGCTTGGCCGACTCGGCCGGGAATACCGCGACCGTTCCTTATTCCGACGACGAGCAGCCGAACTTTGCCTACTACGTGTATAGTGGCTTGCCCGCATGGCAGGGCGCCTTCCGCCCGGGCACGACGCCGCTCCAGACCTTCAGCCCGGCACTGCTGGACGACCTGCCGGTGTACAGCCTGATCGCGAACGGCAGCGACGTGATCAACTCGCAGTATAGCGGCGGCTCCGATGCCGTGCGCTTCCGCGGCACCTTCGTCTATAACGGCGTGGTCTACGACCACATCGAATTCAAGAACCGCGGCGAGGCCTCCACCTACGTCTCAGGCAAGAACAAGTGGCGCTTCTTCTTCAACCGGGCCCGCGACTTGCCGGCGCAGAACAACTTCGGCGACGACTATGCGGAGACCTGGGGTTCCTTCTCCGGAGACGCGTGTGCCAGCCCTTGGGCTTCGCTGCACCGCGGGATGGCAGGCGTGGAGGAAGCAGCCTCCTACAAGCTCTTCCAACTCGGCGGCCTGCCCTCCCCGAACACCCACTACTACCACTTCCGCGTGGTGCGGGGGGCGAATGAAACCCCGGCGGCGGGGACCAGCATCAACGATCCGATCGGCAATGCGGACGGCCAGTACGCAGGGGATTTCTGGGGGCTCTACCTCGCGATCGAACAGCCGGACGGCTCCTTCCTGGATGAACGTGGCCTACCGGACGGCAGCATCTACAAGATCGAGGGGAACGGCGGCGACAAGAAGAACCAAGGCATCACCCAGCCGATCAATTCCTCCGACTGGGACAGCTTCCGGGACGCGCATGTGAACGCCGATCCGAACGAGACCTGGTGGCGGCAGAACATGGACATGGAAAGCTACTACACCTTCCATGCCCTGAACCGCCTGACCGGGAACGTGGACGTGCGCGGCGGCTTCAACCACTACTTCTACCACCGCTCTTCCGACAACCGCTGGGTGCCGATGCCATGGGACCTGGACATGATGTTCATCGCGAAGAGCCACCACCAGACCGGGGTCGGCGGCGGGAGCTATCCGGGCGTGATCCACGCCTACAAGTCGATCCTACAGAACCCCGCGCTGGCGCTCGAGTATCGCAACCGTGCGCGGGAGATCCTCGATCTCTTCGCCTCCGACGGAGGCAACGGTGGCGGGCAGTTCGGCCAGCTCATGGGCGAATTCGCGGACATCGTGAATCCCACCGGGCAGACACTGACCTGGGCCGATGCGGATGCGGCGATGTGGAACCTGCACCCGCGCACCCAAGGATCGGATAGCGCGGCCAACGGCCAGACCAACCACCGCGGCAACTTCTTCCGCACCAGCTTCGCGGATAGCCGGATCGGCGGCGGCTGGACACGCTGGCTCCGCACGCCCGCTTCCTCCGGCACCATGGAGCACGAGGACTCCATGATCTACCTGCGCGACTACGTGACGAACACTTGGCCGGGCGGAGCTTGGGCCGTGAACAATGGCAACCAGCTCGGCTACGGTTACCAATATGTGGCGAACGACGCGGCTGACGCGGCGATTCCCCAGAAGCCGGTGGTGACCGCTTCCGGCGATCCCTCTTACCGGCTGGACGACCTCAGCTTCAGTTCCTCCACCTTCTCTGATCCGCAGGGGAGCGGCAGCTATGCGAAGACGCGCTGGCGGCTGGCCGAGGTCTCCGGCCCGGGCGTGCCCGGCTATGTCGCTGGGGCCGCGCGGAAGTATGAGACGGATGCGATCTGGACCACGGAGCTGAACAGTGTTCCGGGGACTATCACCATTCCCTACGGCGTGGCCCAGGCGGGCAAGACCTACCGGGTGCGCGTGCGCCACCAAGACAACACCGGCCGCTGGAGCCACTGGTCCGCTCCGGCGCAATTCAGCGCCACCGAGCCGCCGCCAGGCGAGCTGATGCACTACTGGAATTTCAACGCGGCGAACTTCTTGGTGGCGAACACCAGCATCGGCGGAGCCCAGCTCTCCTCCACGGTCTCCAACGGTGCCCAAGTGATCCAACACGACGCCCAGGACCAAGGCTTCGCCGCGCTGAATGCGCGCAACGACGATCCGGTAGGCAGTCACTTGCGGGTGAATAACCCGCTGGGAGCAACGCTGACCTTCGCCGTACCGACGACCGGCTACGAGGACGTGGTGATCAAGTACGAGACGCGCCGCTCCGGCTCCGGGGCGGGCACGCAGCTCGTCTCCTACACGCTCGACGGAAGCAACTTCCTGCCCTTCGCGAACATCTTTCCGCCGGACGGCGACGCCACGGTGCAGATCCTCGACTTCCGCCCGATCTCCGGTGCGGACAACAACCCGCTCTTCGCGATCCGCATCAGCTTCCAGCAAGGCACGGGCGGCACGGCGGGGAACAACCGCTTCGACAACGTGACGGTCGAAGGCGACGAGATCAGCCTGCAACCGGGAACCTATGCCTACTGGCGGGCCGAGGAATTCCCGAATCCGGCGGACCGGAACAACCCGGCGATTTCCGGGCCGGATGCGAATCCCTCCGGTGACGGGGTGGCGAACATCCTGCGCTATGCGATGGGCGTGGGTCCGTACGATCCGGTGGCCCACCTGCTGCCGGTGCTGAACACGGCCGGTAGCAACCGCGAGTTCCGCTTCCGCTACGACGCTACGAAGACCGATCTGGTCTGGCGCGTGGTGGCCTCGAACGAACTGGGGGGCTGGAACTCGGAACTCTTCGACTCGGAGGAGGACACGATCCCGCCGCTGCAGGGTGGCTGGCTGCCGGTGGCGATCCCGCTCCACCTCGGCCCGGGCCCGTCCGCAGACCCCCGCATCTTTGTGCGACTGCAGGTCGAGTTCGTGCCCTGA